Part of the Candidatus Dadabacteria bacterium genome is shown below.
ATCCGATGATAGCCCCCGGCGAGCCGATGAACCAGATGATATTTGACCCCGTTGACGTTGCCTGAAACGGAGAGGGTTTTCAGATGAGCGAGTCAAAGACACAAAGGCATATAATCACCCTGCTTGTTGACAACGAGTCCGGGGTTCTGTCCAGAATAGCAGGGCTTTTCAGCGCGCGGGGTTTCAACATAACGAGCCTCAATGTTGCCGAGACGCTTGAGAAAGGCACTTCAAGGATAACGCTTGTTACCACCGGAGACGCCTTTATCGTTGAGCAGATAATCAAACGTTTCAACAACATGGTGAACGTTATCAAGGTGACCAACCTCACGGGAACGGAAAGCGTTGA
Proteins encoded:
- the ilvN gene encoding acetolactate synthase small subunit, producing MSESKTQRHIITLLVDNESGVLSRIAGLFSARGFNITSLNVAETLEKGTSRITLVTTGDAFIVEQIIKRFNNMVNVIKVTNLTGTESVEREMVLVRVSASGDARPELLRIADIFRAKVVDVGTKSYSLEMTGDNQKIGAFLELLIPFGIKEIARTGVVAMLRGAKTSGGKGGNK